The genomic window TCGCGTTTTCACCGACGTCTAAGTCTCGAGCCGTTAGTGACGTCATCAGCCCTCCAACTGGACTATTCTCTTTCACGCTGATATTTATCACCGGTGCAGTAAATAAAGGCGCGTTATCATTCACATCAGACACATGAACTGTTATAACGTTACTGCTGGAGAGGGAAGGAGTTCCCTCATCATTAGCTACAACTGTCACATTATATTCTGAGACCTGCTCTCTGTCCAGAGCTTCATTCACAACAAGTGAATAATAGTTCTTGTATGATGACTGTAGTTTAAAAGGACTCGGAGCTAGAAGTTTACAGTTTACTTTACCGTTCGTTCCACTGTCTTTATCTGATACGCTGATTAAAGCTACATCTGTGCCAGGTTTGATGTCCTCACTTACGGAGCTCATGAGTAGAGTAACTGATATCTCTGGTGCATTGTCATTAACATCCACTACTTCAATTAATACTTTACAATTACTGTGTCTTGGGGAGATGCTTTTGTCTTGCGCTTGTACTCTTAACTCTATCGCGGGGGTTTCTTCATAATCAATATTCCCATTAACTTTTATCTCTCCTGTCACGctatttatagaaaataaatccgATGCTGAATTTTCGTTTTGACCtacaagtaaataaacaatttctCCGTTTAGACCTTCATCAGAGTCGGTGGCAGTGACGGACAAAATATTTGTTCCGAAAGATGCATTTTCTTGTATCTTAATTTTATACAGAGGTTTACTGAATATGggattattatcatttatatctAAAACATTAATTGTTATATCAAGTGTCCCAGATTTGGGAGGCTTTCCCCCGTCCACCGCAGTTAGTATCAGATTTATTACcgactgtttctctctgtctaaagGTTTTTGCAACACTAATTCCGGGGAAAGACTCTGCTGTCCGTAGGTTTGTACATCCAGAGAAAAATGTTCATTGGTGCTCAGAGTGTAGCTTTTTACACCGTTTATACCGACATCCATGTCACGGGCTGCTGACAGAGCAAACCGATCTCCAGCTACAACGTTTTCGGTGATGTTCTTCACTAGCTTTTGCGTTGGAAATATCGGCGAGTTGTCGTTAATATCTGTAATGCTTACCTCAACGCGATAAATTTTAATAGGTTTTTGTGCCATGAGCTCAATGTTGAGGGAGCATCTCTGCTTGGCCTCACACAGCCCCTCTCTGTCGATTCTGTCGTGGACAAACAGAGCGCCAGTTTTCGGATTCAAATCAAAATACTTCTGATTAGATCCAGCTACAACCCGAAACGCGCGAGACTGCAGCTCCTGAACGTCAATGTTGAGGTCTTTGGCTATATTCCCAACCACGGTTCCCTTTTTCACCTCCTCCGAGATGGTGTACGAAATCTGACCGTGAGACAGGCCTGATAAACAAAACAGCAGCGGCGGAAGCGCCCTGATCCAGGCAGATGGTCCACCAGATAAAAGATTCATTGCTTCGTGGCGTTTACGTGGTATCATTCTCATCGACGGTAAAACAACATGATATTCTTACAACCTATAACAACTGTTTTGACTATTGTCTCGGTTATTCAGTCTGAGTTCGCCTAACGCTCCACCTCTATGCGATTAAGTATCAGTGACGGTGGAGAGTTGTAAATGAGATGTGAGCTTTCAATGTTACGGTCACCAGCGACTCCTCGAGGCTGTTGTTGGTTGGAGTACTTTAGCAACTTTAATACTAATACTTTAATACTTTAGTACTTTAACTGGTGCTAGacttataaatgtaaaaataaattaagctCAATTTAAACCTCTATctgagattgttttttttaaatttctttcactttaaaaaaaggCTACGTTTTCATATGTTTAGaaaatcactgttttttttattaaatactagCATTAATACTTATTTGCTTGCAAAGTAATAAACCGAACAGTCTATAACACACCATGtctcttaaaatgtaaaaatggtgATTTAACTGcgtttaaaaaaagtaaataaataaaaaagtaaatacattttaataataaaaataaacctgccGACTAATTGTGgagagaaaaaatacacaaactttTTTGCAACGATGTATCTTATGTCTAATGTCACTGATTGCAACCTGTTCTTTGCATGGCTTCATGTCAGATATGTCACATCGATCTGTttcaaaattattatataatattatatattatatatattatgccCTTagtagatattttatatatatatatatatttatatatatatatatatatatatatatgtatatatatatatatatatatatatatatatatatatatatatatacatatattaattatataatatctaCTGAAGGCgtaatgtgtgtctgtctgtgtggtggGGGAgtatcagataaaaaaaattccagatcACTCACCGGCTCTCCAAAgtgaaaagttttttattttctatattcaaatgtttttttcttatccaTAATAACGGCTATGAAATGAAACGTTATCCCCACACAGTGCAGCACGTATGAATGTATAAATCTTTCCAAAGAGCAAACGCAAATAGATACTTGAATGATCATAAAATTTGTGATGtcaagaaaatattattttaatagataAATTAATATCACGTGGCCCAAAATTTAAAACCCAATTGAGCCTTACCTTTGTGGAACTCGGAAGAGTTTGCGTCCTGCTAAAAGTGTCTCCTTCATTAATGCTGATCAGTTCTGCGTCTGCAGGCGGAAACGGTGAAGGAAAAACTACTACATCACTCTTCAGTGTGTCTgaactaaaacacacatcatactgCTGAGTGGATTTAGAGTATGACCAGCTCCCGTCAGGGTGTGTAGTGATCACAGGAGCGCTGGACCTGCTGAAACCGCCGTCTGTCCCGTAGCATTTAGCTGCTATTAAAGCGATGAGACTCAGTAAAAATATCACGGACACTGAGACAATAGCGATGAGCAGATAGAGATTCAGATTAGAAAACTTCTCCTCCTTTACTGGCACTTGTCTTAGTGAAGGCTGCAGACTGTCCATATTTTCCACAACCACAACTTCAATACTCAGAGTTGTGGACAGTGAAGGTTCTCCGTTATCCGAGACAGTAATGATAAGAGGGTGAGCTTTTAAGTCGTTGTCACTCATTCGTCTTTTAGTCCTTATTTCTCCGGTGCTGGTTCCGATTCGGAAGAGATTCGTTCCCTTTGGTTCGGTTATGTGATATGATAATAGTGCATTATAACCGGAATCAGCGTCTACAGCTCTGACTTTAGCCACAAAATACCCCGCTTCAGCAGAGTAGGGAATGTTCTCGCTGTTTACTGATCCGGGGTCAGAATAAGGAGGGAGAAAAACTGGACTGttgtcattctcatccaggatAAAAACGTTCACAGTCACGTTACTGCTTAAAGGGGGAACACCAGAGTCTTTAGCCTCCACTACAAACTGAAATCGCTGTATTTCTTCGTAGTTAAAAGACTGCGTTGTGTATATTTCTCCATTCACCGTATTAATGTTCATCATAGGTGATACCCGAACCGCGCCGCTGGACTGCTCGAACAGTGAATATAAAAGGTCGGCGTTACTACCAAGATCTGAATCCTCTGCCAAAACTTTCACAACAAGATCTCCAGCCCGTCCGTTTTCTCTTATATAACCATTTAAAATTGGTGTTGGGAAACGAGGAGCGTTATCATTAACATCCGCAATACTGACAGCTATGACAGCGCTGCTGGAAAGAGGCGGAGTTCCTTCATCTACAGCCTCCAGCGGAATGTTAAACTGTGAGATATTTTCTCTGTCCAAAGGGCCGTCTACTAGCAAAGAATAATGGTTTTTATACGATTGCTCTAATTTAAAAGGAAAAGAGCCCTTGATTGAAAGGTGCACAATACCGTTTTTGCCTCCATCACTATCAGAGACTGTAACTAAAGCCACAGCAGTCTCAAGTTTAGTGTTCTCTTTTACGCTGCCTAGTAATGGAGTCGTTTTAATGTCCGGAGCATTGTCATTTTCATCTAAAACTTCTATTAAAACTTTGCATTGTGTACTTTGAGGAGGAATACCTTTGTCTCTTGCTTGAACTCTTAACTCAATAGCTCGATGTTCTTCATAATCAAGCTGTCCGTTTACGACAATTTGACCAGTTTCAGAGGTTATGGTAAACAAGTCTTTCTTTGACTTTCCGTGTCCTAATATCGAGTACACTATGTCACTGTGCATACCTTCATCTAAATCAGAGGCGGAGACAGACAAAATTTTAGTCcctaatgaaatattttctttcacttttactttgtAAAGAGGCATGCTAAAAACTGGACTATTGTCGTTGACATCGATGACGTTTACAATTATATTCAAGGTCCCTGACTTGGGAGGTTTTCCTCCATCTAAAGCGCTAACCAGCAGCCGAAGAGATGACTGCTTTTCTCTGTCTAAAGCCTTTTGCAGCACTAACTCAGCTGACACACTCTGCTCATCCTTTTGTACATCTATTGAGAAGAACTCACTGGTACTCAGTCGGTAATCTTTCAGCGCATTGCTGCCTATATCATCATCCTCAGCCACCGGAAGAAGAAACCTCTCTCCTGGGTTAGCGTTCTCTGTAATATTCAGCTTGAACGTGTTAAGTGGGAAATGGGGTGCGTTATCATTTATGTCCACGATCGTTATCTCAATCCTATAAAGACGGTGAGGGTTCTGAGCGAGGGCCTCGATATTTAAGATGCATTTTTGCTCTAAACTGCAAAATTCCTCCCGGTCTATACGTTCACTTACGAACAGTGCTCCTGTCTTCAGATTGACAtcgaaatattttttattagatcCAGACACGATCTGAAACAGTCGATATTCCAAGTCGTGCACATTAATGTTCAAATCTTTAGCGATGTTTCCGACAACCGTCCCCTTTTTCACTTCCTCTGAAACCGAATACGCAATCTGACCAGATGACACCTCCGACAAACAAAGAAGCATCAAAATGAATGGCATGAAACACACCGAGAAATCCATACCGACGTGTCCTTCGCAGTCTATAAAATTATTCAAAGGAAACAATTTCCCTAGCCTTCAGATtcagcaacaaaataaaatccgATAGATCTCATGTCCCGTCTGCAAATGAGCTTTATATGATAccagtttttttctttacttaggGTGGTGCAATGAAAATAGAGGGAATAATATGGGCAAGTTGCGGTCTACAGCGACCCTGTTTGGTGTAATGTGGAACTACTTAGcttgttaattatttgttttgacAATATCGTACACAAGAAATTAACCACTGTAAAGaatgtcataaaaataaaaacatttaaaaaatgactgCCGTACAACAGGACCACAATCAAACCCATTATAATGTCAATAAAGTGtcagaaaatattattattttttcaggaCTTTTACAGATTTTCTATTAGATACAACTCGACTACATATTTACTTTCGTTTTGATGTTTCATATTTACATTCGtattgatatgtgtgtgtgtgtgtgtgtgtgtgtgtgtgtgtgtgtagtatgtttACTATTCCAGTCATGTTGTCAGAAAATACATTGACCAATCCTACGTCATGTGCTGTCTGTATTCATTGCTGTCTTCTATTgcgctttattttttttaatctgtacatTGTATTCCGTTGTTATTCACGTTGCATGTGTGGAGTTAGTGAGTGGCTTTTTCGTAGTATTATTTTCTGGAGTATATTAGCAACAGCaatgaaacaaatgaatatAGTTTAACATCAACTGCACTGCAAGCAAGGGAATATATTTAAAAGTACAAACAACGATATATATTGAAAAGTTGAAAGCATATTTATACACCATGTAAGGAGCTTTTTTGCAGTATTTTGTAGCACTTTGATGGGAGATTAGTTGTTAATTTGAAAGTAAGATCTACAAACGCTTTTCTTACCTTTCCAGTACTAGGAAGAGTTTGCGTCCTGTTAAAAGTGTCTCCTTCATTAATGCTGATCAGCTCTGCGTCTGCAGGCGGAAACGGCGAGGGGAAAACTACTACGTCACTCTTCAGTGTGTCTgaactaaaacacacatcatactgCTGAGTGGATTTGGAGTAAGACCAGCTCCCGTCAGGGTGTGTAGTGACCACTGGAGCGCTGGACCTGCTGAAACCGCCGTCTGTCCCGTAGCATTTAGCTGCTATTAAAGCGATGAGGCTCAGTAAAAATATCACGGACACTGAGACAATAGCGATGAGCAGATAGAGATTCAGTTTAGAAAAATTCTCCTCCTTTACTGGCACTTGTCTTATGCTTGTCTGAAAGTCATCTATATTTTCCACAACCACAACTTCCATAGACAGAGTGGTTGACAATACTGGGTCTCCGTTATCCGAGACAGTAATGATAAGAGGGTGAGCTTTTAAGTCGTTGTCACTCATCCGTCTTTTAGTCCTTATTTCTCCGGTGCTGGTTCCGATTCGGAAGAGATTCGTTCCCTTTGGTTCGGTTATGTGATATGATAATAGTGCATTATAACCTGAATCAGCGTCTACAGCTCTGACTTTAGCCACAAAATACCCCGCTTCAGCAGAGTAGGGAATGTTCTCACTGTTTACTGATCCGGGGTCAGAATAAGGAGGGAGAAAAACTGGACTGttgtcattctcatccaggatAAATATGTTCACAGTTGCGTTGCTGCTGAGAGGTGGAACACCAGAGTCAGTGGCCTGAATCTGAAACTGAAATGACTTAATCGCCTCATAATCAAATGTCTGTTTACTGTATACATCACCATTTGCAGAATTAACGTCTATCATGGAAGTTATATAGTTCCTGGAAAATATAGAGTATACAATCTGAGCGTTTTCATTGATGTCTGCGTCCTTCGCTGTTACTGTTGCTATGACGTCTCCAGCAGGACTGTTTTCTTTCACATAGAAGTTCATGTCTTTGTCTGGAAAACGAGGTGCATTGTCGTTCACATCAGAAATGTGAATAGTAAGAAACATATTGCTGACGAGTGGCGGGATGCCTTTATCAGTAGCCGTAACAGTGATATTATATTCAGACATCATTTCTCTGTCCAGAGGTCCACCCACTACTAACgaataataatttttgtaaGATGCTTGAAGAATGAATGGACTCGATCCTTTAATCTTAGCACTGATCTCTCCGTTCTGGTCTACGTCGTTGTCACCAATCGTTATCAATCCAACCACTGTGCCAGAAGTCGCGTCTTCTCTTACAGTGCTGGAGAGAGATGTAAGGGAAATGACAGGCGCGTTGTCGTTCACGTCCAGCACCTCGACTAAAACTTTGCAGTGAGAAGCCCGAGGTGAAGAGCCCTTGTCCTGAGCCTGTGCGTGAAGCTCAAACGCAGCAGTGTCCTCTCTGTCCAAATGTCCTTTCAGGGAGATTTCACCCGTGATTGGGTTTATTTCAAAAATGTCACTCGACTTTTCTTTTCCATGGCTTATCAGTGAATAAA from Tachysurus vachellii isolate PV-2020 chromosome 20, HZAU_Pvac_v1, whole genome shotgun sequence includes these protein-coding regions:
- the LOC132862906 gene encoding protocadherin alpha-2-like, giving the protein MRMIPRKRHEAMNLLSGGPSAWIRALPPLLFCLSGLSHGQISYTISEEVKKGTVVGNIAKDLNIDVQELQSRAFRVVAGSNQKYFDLNPKTGALFVHDRIDREGLCEAKQRCSLNIELMAQKPIKIYRVEVSITDINDNSPIFPTQKLVKNITENVVAGDRFALSAARDMDVGINGVKSYTLSTNEHFSLDVQTYGQQSLSPELVLQKPLDREKQSVINLILTAVDGGKPPKSGTLDITINVLDINDNNPIFSKPLYKIKIQENASFGTNILSVTATDSDEGLNGEIVYLLVGQNENSASDLFSINSVTGEIKVNGNIDYEETPAIELRVQAQDKSISPRHSNCKVLIEVVDVNDNAPEISVTLLMSSVSEDIKPGTDVALISVSDKDSGTNGKVNCKLLAPSPFKLQSSYKNYYSLVVNEALDREQVSEYNVTVVANDEGTPSLSSSNVITVHVSDVNDNAPLFTAPVINISVKENSPVGGLMTSLTARDLDVGENAIVSYSLSDTESSRVSNLMNINSHTGELYSLKSFDYEETKRLQFKVQATDSGVPPLSSNVTVNVFILDENDNSPVFLPPYSEPGSVNSENIPYSAEAGYFVAKVRAVDADSGYNALLSYHINEPKGTNLFRIGTSTGEIRTKRRMSDNDLKAHPLIITVSDNGEPSLSTTLSIEVVVVENMDSLQPSLRQVPVKEENFSNLNLYLLIAIVSVSVIFLLSLIALIAAKCYGTDGGFGRSSVPVVTTHPDGSWSYSKSTQQYDVCFSSDTLKSDVVVFPSPFPPADAELISINEGDTFNRTQTLPSTGKVRRCLI
- the LOC132863657 gene encoding protocadherin alpha-3-like, which produces MDFSVCFMPFILMLLCLSEVSSGQIAYSVSEEVKKGTVVGNIAKDLNINVHDLEYRLFQIVSGSNKKYFDVNLKTGALFVSERIDREEFCSLEQKCILNIEALAQNPHRLYRIEITIVDINDNAPHFPLNTFKLNITENANPGERFLLPVAEDDDIGSNALKDYRLSTSEFFSIDVQKDEQSVSAELVLQKALDREKQSSLRLLVSALDGGKPPKSGTLNIIVNVIDVNDNSPVFSMPLYKVKVKENISLGTKILSVSASDLDEGMHSDIVYSILGHGKSKKDLFTITSETGQIVVNGQLDYEEHRAIELRVQARDKGIPPQSTQCKVLIEVLDENDNAPDIKTTPLLGSVKENTKLETAVALVTVSDSDGGKNGIVHLSIKGSFPFKLEQSYKNHYSLLVDGPLDRENISQFNIPLEAVDEGTPPLSSSAVIAVSIADVNDNAPRFPTPILNGYIRENGRAGDLVVKVLAEDSDLGSNADLLYSLFEQSSGAVRVSPMMNINTVNGEIYTTQSFNYEEIQRFQFVVEAKDSGVPPLSSNVTVNVFILDENDNSPVFLPPYSDPGSVNSENIPYSAEAGYFVAKVRAVDADSGYNALLSYHITEPKGTNLFRIGTSTGEIRTKRRMSDNDLKAHPLIITVSDNGEPSLSTTLSIEVVVVENMDSLQPSLRQVPVKEEKFSNLNLYLLIAIVSVSVIFLLSLIALIAAKCYGTDGGFSRSSAPVITTHPDGSWSYSKSTQQYDVCFSSDTLKSDVVVFPSPFPPADAELISINEGDTFSRTQTLPSSTKVRLNWVLNFGPRDINLSIKIIFS